AATTAAGACCTGGAACCGATGGAGCACTGGCGTTGGCTATGATCAACGTCATCATCGTTGAAGACTTGATCGATAGGGAGTTTGTTAATAACTACACCGTAGGATTCGACCGTCTCAAAGAGCATATAAAGCCTTTCACGCCAGAATGGGCGGAAGAAATAGTTGGGGTAGGAGCTGAAGATATCAGAGCGGCAGCCCGCACTTACGCTACTGTCAAACCAGCTTGTATGCAATGGGGAAATGCCGTCGACCATAGTATGTGCAACTTTCATACGGCCCGCTCGCTGCTGATACTGCGGGCAATCACGGGTAATTTACATGTACCTGGTGGAGACATTGTATTCGAACGCCCCCAGGGCTTGCGCGTTAAATTTCCGTACCTGGATATAGATTTCGCTGGATTTCGTTTTATGCCCTTGCAGAATTACCAGTATGCCTTGGATGGAAATCATGGAAAACAAAATATATCTTCAACTAAAAGATTTATCCAGGATCGAACCCTTCAATTTCTGGACTTTTTGAAATACAATTTTTACCCGTTACTCAGGAAGTTTAGCCAAGGGGAAGGGCAAGCACTTAAACTGATGGCCGAATTAAAAGGCGCCCGGTATCCCCTGAGTCCGGTTATTCATCCGCCAACCTTCTGGAAGTCTATCGTCAACAATGACCCATATCGTATCCGGGCTTTATGGATTATAGGGGCTAATCCCCTGCTCACCATGAGCAATTCATTATTAATAGAAGAAGCTTTAAAACTAATCGAATACATAGTAGTTTCCGATTTCTTCTTAACTCCGACGGCGCATTATGCCGACTTGTTTCTTCCCGCATCAACGTGGCTGGAGTATGACGAGGTCCATAACTCGGGTGCGCATACGTTTAGCGTATTTCCCCGGAAAAAGGTGGTTAAGATCGGAGATACACTTGATGACCAAGAGGTCATGATCCGGTTGGCCCATCGGTTAGGCATGCATGATGCTTTTCCCTGGCGCAGCCACCAGGAACTTACCGATTGGATGCTGAAAGGCACCGGTCTGAGTTTTGAAGAATTTTGTGAAAAAGGCATCTTGACCGGCAAGGCCAGATATTATGCTTATGAGAAAGAGAAACACTTTTTTCGCACGCCTTCAGGAAAATTTGAGATATATTCTGATACCCTGGCTTCAATGGGAATTTCACCTCTCCCAATCTATCGTGAACCAGCGTTTTCACCAGTTTCAACTCCTCAAGTGGCCGAAAAGTATCCTCTGATATTGATTGGCGGGGTTAAAATGGCCGATTACTTCCATAGCGAAGGCCGCCAGATAAGCTCGCTGCGCCGCAGAAATCCAGATCCACTGGTAGAAATAAACCCTAAAACTGCTGCATCTATAGGGTGTTCAGAGGGTGATTGGGTTTGGATTGAGACCCCCCATGGCAGGGTAAAAATGCGTGCCAAACTATTTGACGGGATAGCTGAGAATGTAGTCTGCGCTCAATACGCATGGTGGTTTCCTGAGGAAGCACCACCTGAACATGGTTGGAAAAAATCAAACATCAACCTGACTTTCGGTGAGATGGATTATGATCCGGAAACCGGCTCGGAATCATTAAAAAGTATGCTATGTAGAATATACCCGGTAGGAAATAATTAATTGGTTTTTACCTGCCCCCAACTGTACCACCAATTATGTTAGGTTACAAAGCCATAAACAAGAAAAGTGGCGACTTATGGTAATGTCAATTAAAAAATTGGCTACAAAATATGTTTACGAAAATGGGCAAAGGCACCGTGACAGCCAAAATATTTATTACTCAATTCGTATAGTTTAAGATGCATATATATTATATATATATTATATACAAAACAGCCCGCAAACCAATGGTAAAACGGTTAACGTTAACGGACTGTGGGTTATTTGATTTTATCTATGCTTCCA
The window above is part of the Pelotomaculum thermopropionicum SI genome. Proteins encoded here:
- the BisC gene encoding anaerobic dehydrogenases (typically selenocysteine-containing) produces the protein MQNIRIIKSACRMCHGVCQVLVHMEGERVVKITGDPESPTSRGYICRKGAASAELLYHPDRVLQPLRRAGKRGENKWTPISWDEALDEMAERLLKIKRESGPQYFAMMHGTGRPYENLGARFANAFGTPNFTGVGHICFWPRVYANIFTQGMSEMPVCDVYGQGGVEPQCVLIWGCNITGPKGHNSSDGMCGALLQKVIKNAQKVIVVDPRRISPAENADHWLQLRPGTDGALALAMINVIIVEDLIDREFVNNYTVGFDRLKEHIKPFTPEWAEEIVGVGAEDIRAAARTYATVKPACMQWGNAVDHSMCNFHTARSLLILRAITGNLHVPGGDIVFERPQGLRVKFPYLDIDFAGFRFMPLQNYQYALDGNHGKQNISSTKRFIQDRTLQFLDFLKYNFYPLLRKFSQGEGQALKLMAELKGARYPLSPVIHPPTFWKSIVNNDPYRIRALWIIGANPLLTMSNSLLIEEALKLIEYIVVSDFFLTPTAHYADLFLPASTWLEYDEVHNSGAHTFSVFPRKKVVKIGDTLDDQEVMIRLAHRLGMHDAFPWRSHQELTDWMLKGTGLSFEEFCEKGILTGKARYYAYEKEKHFFRTPSGKFEIYSDTLASMGISPLPIYREPAFSPVSTPQVAEKYPLILIGGVKMADYFHSEGRQISSLRRRNPDPLVEINPKTAASIGCSEGDWVWIETPHGRVKMRAKLFDGIAENVVCAQYAWWFPEEAPPEHGWKKSNINLTFGEMDYDPETGSESLKSMLCRIYPVGNN